In Poecilia reticulata strain Guanapo linkage group LG11, Guppy_female_1.0+MT, whole genome shotgun sequence, the genomic stretch GCacaatctctttatttttttaattaggatttttttttctctctaaaatgtatttttattttgtgaggtGACAATATGTTCCCTTAAAGCACCTTtggtgacactttatttgaagggatgtgaataagactgacacgaCACTgtcaaacatgacataacacctgtcatgaatgTATAGTTTTAGGCACATGAGTCCATCTTCTCACTTAATGAGcattcaaaattatttccaaccaGATACTCTGGCTTATTGATGTTTGCAAGAAGTTtattaatacataaataaatagatttaacacCAGTTTTTAGTTGTCTAAAATGTAACTTATTAACTCAGCTGTTGAATGTTGATCCTGCTccccaccagacatattttgtctttacagaattacactattaaaatataaacaagggcacaatatGCAACcatttagtgactgtaatctataaaacagagctgcctgtttgctgcacttgcagtggagatgaagatggtccattcaggaaagcagagctgcaacaaactttaacgtggaactgcagaaaaaagaaaaaaacaaaagcaaactttgaattgttaatgcatgtcaccatgtgtaaagcctactgagttttgcttaaaaaactttttttttaattaaaatcgcacatttttgactcatgaaatattatttgcaaaacaaacttatttgcgcatgttggaaatattttcttgtattctaagtttttgtttgtgactcaaagttttgcttgtgattctcacatgacgttgTGGGCGGGGcctaaaattacaacaaaagatttctaatgtgtgcaaataaaagtttgtttggcaaataactttttaagttcacgagacaaaaatgagttaagttattcaataaaaaaagtttttttaaacaaaatgttttgtttctaaaaaagaaattacaattccaaaagtttagattacaattttattttacttaattgaggttttttttgtttagtttttttttttttttaattaaataattggggaaaatttttttaactttatactCTGCggaccagaccctaaacttaaagtctgggttgagttttttccaaAAATTCGGACCTCCAGTGGGGGAGACTTGGCAGTGAACAGCTGCAGATCgagtcagtgtctgttgtatttcattacttCTCTGCTTAAACCACGActccgtgctgaagcagaaacgatacttcaacgttttccgtcatctgacaaataaaaaaaaaaagcacaaaaaaaaaatacgtttttggtgaataaagtggtgTAGACTTTATTcaccactttattcaccaaaaaagttttattttttgtaattcaccaaaaactgttctgtaatctggaacgttcacCAAGTTGCGCTCCAGGTAGCCGCCTTATCTGACTGTGTGAGAGGCAATTTTGCGCcgtgcgtcacgggcaaaaggtcagaGGTTACAAGGTGACCGGaaggcttattatgttgtacaaaaaaaaaaagtttttagtaCATGTCATTATGTGTCAGTAGGGGacttctaataataataaaaatccatccatccattttcttccgcttatccggggtcgggtcgcgggggcagcagNNNNNNNNNNNNNNNNNNNNNNNNNNNNNNNNNNNNNNNNNNNNNNNNNNNNNNNNNNNNNNNNNNNNNNNNNNNNNNNNNNNNNNNNNNNNNNNNNNNNNNNNNNNNNNNNNNNNNNNNNNNNNNNNNNNNNNNNNNNNNNNNNNNNNNNNNNNNNNNNNNNNNNNNNNNNNNNNNNNNNNNNNNNNNNNNNNNNNNNNNNNNNNNNNNNNNNNNNNNNNNNNNNNNNNNNNNNNNNNNNNNNNNNNNNNNNNNNNNNNNNNNNNNNNNNNNNNNNNNNNNNNNNNNNNNNNNNNNNNNNNNNNNNNNNNNNNNNNNNNNNNNNNNNNNNNNNNNNNNNNNNNNNNNNNNNNNNNNNNNNNNNNNNNNNNNNNNNNNNNNNNNNNNNNNNNNNNNNNNNNNNNNNNNNNNNNNNNNNNNNNNNNNNNNNNNNNNNNNNNNNNNNNNNNNNNNNNNNNNNNNNNNNNNNNNNNNNNNNNNNNNNNNNNNNNNNNNNNNNNNNNNNNNNNNNNNNNNNNNNNNNNNNNNNNNNNNNNNNNNNNNNNNNNNNNNNNNNNNNNNNNNNNNNNNNNNNNNNNNNNNNNNNNNNNNNNNNNNNNNNNNNNNNNNNNNNNNNNNNNNNNNNNNNNNNNNNNNNNNNNNNNNNNNNNNNNNNNNNNNNNNNNNNNNNNNNNNNNNNNNNNNNNNNNNNNNNNNNNNNNNNNNNNNNNNNNNNNNNNNNNNNNNNNNNNNNNNNNNNNNNNNNNNNNNNNNNNNNNNNNNNNNNNNNNNNNNNNNNNNNNNNNNNNNNNNNNNNNNNNNNNNNNNNNNNNNNNNNNNNNNNNNNNNNNNNNNNNNNNNNNNNNNNNNNNNNNNNNNNNNNNNNNNNNNNNNNNNNNNNNNNNNNNNNNNNNNNNNNNNNNNNNNNNNNNNNNNNNNNNNNNNNNNNNNNNNNNNNNNNNNNNNNNNNNNNNNNNNNNNNNNNNNNNNNNNNNNNNNNNNNNNNNNNNNNNNNNNNNNNNNNNNNNNNNNNNNNNNNNNNNNNNNNNNNNNNNNNNNNNNNNNNNNNNNNNNNNNNNNNNNNNNNNNNNNNNNNNNNNNNNNNNNNNNNNNNNNNNNNNNNNNNNNNNNNNNNNNNNNNNNNNNNNNNNNNNNNNNNNNNNNNNNNNNNNNNNNNNNNNNNNNNNNNNNNNNNNNNNNNNNNNNNNNNNNNNNNNNNNNNNNNNNNNNNNNNNNNNNNNNNNNNNNNNNNNNNNNNNNNNNNNNNNNNNNNNNNNNNNNNNNNNNNNNNNNNNNNNNNNNNNNNNNNNNNNNNNNNNNNNNNNNNNNNNNNNNNNNNNNNNNNNNNNNNNNNNNNNNNNNNNNNNNNNNNNNNNNNNNNNNNNNNNNNNNNNNNNNNNNNNNNNNNNNNNNNNNNNNNNNNNNNNNNNNNNNNNNNNNNNNNNNNNNNNNNNNNNNNNNNNNNNNNNNNNNNNNNNNNNNNNNNNNNNNNNNNNNNNNNNNNNNNNNNNNNNNNNNNNNNNNNNNNNNNNNNNNNNNNNNNNNNNNNNNNNNNNNNNNNNNNNNNNNNNNNNNNNNNNNNNNNNNNNNNNNNNNNNNNNNNNNNNNNNNNNNNNNNNNNNNNNNNNNNNNNNNNNNNNNNNNNNNNNNNNNNNNNNNNNNNNNNNNNNNNNNNNNNNNNNNNNNNNNNNNNNNNNNNNNNNNNNNNNNNNNNNNNNNNNNNNNNNNNNNNNNNNNNNNNNNNNNNNNNNNNNNNNNNNNNNNNNNNNNNNNNNNNNNNNNNNNNNNNNNNNNNNNNNNNNNNNNNNNNNNNNNNNNNNNNNNNNNNNNNNNNNNNNNNNNNNNNNNNNNNNNNNNNNNNNNNNNNNNNNNNNNNNNNNNNNNNNNNNNNNNNNNNNNNNNNNNNNNNNNNNNNNNNNNNNNNNNNNNNNNNNNNNNNNNNNNNNNNNNNNNNNNNNNNNNNNNNNNNNNNNNNNNNNNNNNNNNNNNNNNNNNNNNNNNNNNNNNNNNNNNNNNNNNNNNNNNNNNNNNNNNNNNNNNNNNNNNNNNNNNNNNNNNNNNNNNNNNNNNNNNNNNNNNNNNNNNNNNNNNNNNNNNNNNNNNNNNNNNNNNNNNNNNNNNNNNNNNNNNNNNNNNNNNNNNNNNNNNNNNNNNNNNNNNNNNNNNNNNNNNNNNNNNNNNNNNNNNNNNNNNNNNNNNNNNNNNNNNNNNNNNNNNNNNNNNNNNNNNNNNNNNNNNNNNNNNNNNNNNNNNNNNNNNNNNNNNNNNNNNNNNNNNNNNNNNNNNNNNNNNNNNNNNNNNNNNNNNNNNNNNNNNNNNNNNNNNNNNNNNNNNNNNNNNNNNNNNNNNNNNNNNNNNNNNNNNNNNNNNNNNNNNNNNNNNNNNNNNNNNNNNNNNNNNNNNNNNNNNNNNNNNNNNNNNNNNNNNNNNNNNNNNNNNNNNNNNNNNNNNNNNNNNNNNNNNNNNNNNNNNNNNNNNNNNNNNNNNNNNNNNNNNNNNNNNNNNNNNNNNNNNNNNNNNNNNNNNNNNNNNNNNNNNNNNNNNNNNNNNNNNNNNNNNNNNNNNNNNNNNNNNNNNNNNNNNNNNNNNNNNNNNNNNNNNNNNNNNNNNNNNNNNNNNNNNNNNNNNNNNNNNNNNNNNNNNNNNNNNNNNNNNNNNNNNNNNNNNNNNNNNNNNNNNNNNNNNNNNNNNNNNNNNNNNNNNNNNNNNNNNNNNNNNNNNNNNNNNNNNNNNNNNNNNNNNNNNNNNNNNNNNNNNNNNNNNNNNNNNNNNNNNNNNNNNNNNNNNNNNNNNNNNNNNNNNNNNNNNNNNNNNNNNNNNNNNNNNNNNNNNNNNNNNNNNNNNNNNNNNNNNNNNNNNNNNNNNNNNNNNNNNNNNNNNNNNNNNNNNNNNNNNNNNNNNNNNNNNNNNNgaggcttaagagtgtgacccccctgtaattggagcacaccctccggtccccctttttaaactattataaatACTTGAACTGCTTCAAACAAGGATGTTGCCAGGGTTATTGCTTCAGGTGGTGTCAGACTTCCAGATACttatactaatttacatatgtatttgtGGGTGGCGACAGGGTggaccagcagctgctctctaTTTCCCGCAAATTAGGACAAATGAAAGTTGCGTGCGCACGGCTTTATGCatccaatttttatttgtgcaccgcacttttctaaatttttccgTTCGCCAAGTTTTAGTATGAAAACTACGCActcttttatgcatgaggccccagAACAGGATCTCCACCACAATCCGGTAGTAATAATGTGGCAAAAACAGGAATTTGAAGaacatatttcattaaaatgacaataattctgaataattctgtctcagcaagaaataaaaaatccaaaatcgctatggtttaaaaagtttatttaaagttaaGAACTTACCATGTTAAGAACAGGAGCTTTTACTGGGTGCACTAGTGTCATTTCAGTGATTAGTCAGAAGAAGATGTTGGCATTTGATTCGCTGAACACATACAGATTGTGGGCGATGACAGCATAAAGCTTGTAGAAGCTGCTGGCCTTCTGACTGACTAAGgggtataaataaatttcagcctgacaaaaacacacaaaagtaaatcaGTTATAGCCTCACAGCTATTAGATTTAATAAGAAACTTTTGGTACCTCTGTAAAGGTAAGATGTCATAGAATGGTTTTCTGGTGTCAGCACCATTGTAGCTTTTACCCTGCCTGAAATATTAgggataaaatacaaaatattttgcatttttttgaaCCTCGccaaaattttctttgaaataaacattgcaaaacactaccaaaatattatttatagcacaaaaaagtagtacagacttttaaatctaaatgttgtgtaaaagtaTACCAAATTTGGACTCAATCAGATGAATCATATTTANNNNNNNNNNNNNNNNNNNNNNNNNNNNNNNNNNNNNNNNNNNNNNNNNNNNNNNNNNNNNNNNNNNNNNNNNNNNNNNNNNNNNNNNNNNNNNNNNNNNNNNNNNNNNNNNNNNNNNNNNNNNNNNNNNNNNNNNNNNNNNNNNNNNNNNNNNNNNNNNNNNNNNNNNNNNNNNNNNNNNNNNNNNNNNNNNNNNNNNNNNNNNNNNNNNNNNNNNNNNNNNNNNNNNNNNNNNNNNNNNNNNNNNNNNNNNNNNNNNNNNNNNNNNNNNNNNNNNNNNNNNNNNNNNNNNNNNNNNNNNNNNNNNNNNNNNNNNNNNNNNNNNNNNNNNNNNNNNNNNNNNNNNNNNNNNNNNNNNNNNNNNNNNNNNNNNNNNNNNNNNNNNNNNNNNNNNNNNNNNNNNNNNNNNNNNNNNNNNNNNNNNNNNNNNNNNNNNNNNNNNNNNNNNNNNNNNNNNNNNNNNNNNNNNNNNNNNNNNNNNNNNNNNNNNNNNNNNNNNNNNNNNAGAGGTGGGGGGAGGTTCAGCTCCACCTGAGCTTGATGGCTCGGCTTCCACTtgactacaaataaaaataaagtatttgaaGAATTAGAGGTTTATTACAAAGTAATGAACCAAAGTAAACATGAAATCCTTactagtaaaataaaacatattttagtaaaacataaacaaataaccACATGGTTTTACTTCCTGCCATTATTACAAGCATATaatcacagaaataaataaataaatagaaccaaaacatcaaatattttgtgtgaaattgcGGCGGAAAACTTACACAACACCGAGATCAAGTCTGTCAGCTGTgtcctgctcttcctcttcctcctcgtccgAATCCCACCAGCTATCAGAAGMRTCTTCCAGCTCAACATCGCTCCGAAATAGTTCTTCCAGCGCCTCCAAATCGGACATTTTCCTCCGCGCCATTGAGATAATTTTTCCAAGATTTAGCTCCACTTGTAGCAAATCGAAAAACCGTTGTTGTTCAAAAGCCTTCAAAAGCCTCTAAATCGTCCAGTTTCTGCTGCTATGATCgatttatcataaataaatcaaaactgaactcaMGGAACCGAGATAACTCCACGTGCTCAGACTCCCGTATACAACACCTGCTTATGCATGGAGAGCGCACGAATTACGCATACATTTAGATCGGGTTCTGGAAAATACGTCATGATTTTGCATAGCCGACATCTTGTGCCATACTCTGAGAGTCTTTCCACTGTCTCGTGAAGCCACAAAATGGCCGTGATGATCAGCTGATCGGGTGTTTTCCGGGCAGTTGCGTCATCGCCCGAGGACCTTTAAatctcatcagctgtttttaaatagctctAAAATCKTAACATTTTGGGCAAAACCTTTATGCGGAAtagtttttgaaagattaaagcCTCTTTTAGcggataattaaaaaaaaatgttaaaggcaCGTGGAGCCTTTGTTTACAGAGCGAGTCCAGGTCACGTAGCAGCTGGACCCACCGGTGGGTCCGTCGGGTTGAACAGGTTTAATGTGTGAGGAGAGTGTGGAGAACCAGGATATCATCTAAACATGTGTAGCCATAAGAAAACTGCTAATCGATGAGCATAGTGGAGAAAAAGGCTTCAATTTGCAAGGAATCATAAAGATTGAAGGAAAGTCATGTGGTCTGAGTTCAGATTGACCCTCTTCTAGAATCACTGGTACATCAGGGTAAGAAGAGAGGCAGATGAAGTGATGATCCATCATCCCTAGTGTCTACTGTAGCAGCCTGTGAAGGCAGCACTGGGCTCTGGAGTCACTGCACTTGGTCAGGTTCAGCTTCAGCAACATTGTGAGGTTGGCTGACTACCTGGACATCAGGAATGCCCGGGTTGTTCCATCAGTGGCTTTTCTCTTCCCTGATGTCATGAGCATATTCCAGGAAGGCAGCAGTTCAAGGAGCAGGACATGTCAGAGTTCACACCTTAACCCAGTGAGAATCTCTGGGATGTGCTGGAGAAGGCTTTATATTGTGGTCAGACTCTTCCATCACCAATATAAGACCATGGTGAAAGATGAATGCAACActggatggaaataaatcaTGTGATGTTGCAGAAACTTATCAGAACAATACCACAGTGAATGTTGTCCCAAAAAATCTAATTGTCAActtttgaggggtttttttggAGAAGGTGGGGGGTATTTATGTTGTAGTGATGCTAAATTTGTCACAAATTGAGTATTTATATGAGCACATCTTGGCTGTAAAATGtggtattgttgttttttatatccATCCTGATCCAGCTGCATGTTGTGTTCCAGGCTGCTGTATTTATGAAAAGCCCAGACAGTTTGGAGAATCATCCTCTGAAAGTGAGGGAGATGATGACGACGAAGGGTGTGGAAGTGCTAACTGCATCCTGGGCCATGGCAGGAAAGGACACGGACAGAGGCCTGATGAAGGAACCAGAGCACCTCCAGGCTCTGGAGGGACACACAACCATTAACGTGCAACACAAAGTGTGTTTGGGATGGTTCCATCTTACAAACTGCTctgttgttttagtttagtttcctCACAGAGCTACAGACAAACCTGAAGTCAGAAAgttccagctgctggagcaCAGCTTCAACCTCTTTACTGCTGCTCTGCTCAAAAGCAGAGAGCATCTTGAGTGGGGCGTTACTATTAAACCATCTTTCCCTCAGCAGCTCAGTAGTTTGAGATGAGCTACTTATCAAATGAGCAGCTCATTTGATAAGTAGCTTAGAGTCATTAAATGTTCTATAATggattgtttgtgtttctgcatgaTTTCACTCTCTAAGACAAGATTCCTGAGACTTGCTCAGTTTAAACCAGTGTCAGCAGGAACAAAAGGCACAGATCCAAAACTGTGGCTGCTGCATTTTCATTGCATGGATATACTGATagaatgttttttctctttccattcCTTTTTCTTGTTAGATTCTCAATCCACTGCTTTTAAACATACATTAGCCTCAAATGTTGTTGGCTGTGTGCATATAAATTGAGATAATGAGATGAAAACTTGTTATTCTGGCAAACTTTTATGTAAAGCAGTTGTTCTGACTGTAATATGTTAGAAAACAGAACGTTCAATTGCTGTTCAGCACATTAGTCCTTCACTTTTAACGGATTAAACTGTGATAAAACTGCAGTTGtgtgcaaaaatgttgtttttttcagagatttagCAACAATTTTTAACACTTCTGGAAAGTTATTATAATAAGAtccatgcaaatgaaaaaactCACTTTGTCATTTCAGCACAACATTGAGCCATGCTGCATATCTCCAGCAGCTCATGGGACTTTCTGACTGTAAGGTGTCTGAAACAGACCCTGGTGTGAGATGCATGGTCCCATTACACACTACTGACAGCATTGGAATTCTATTTATTTGCTGGTCTCAGTTTATACTGTTTTTTCTTGGGTTAATACATGCAGTCCATTATATTTTGATGTGGATTTGCTTTACCATCTTTCCACAAGTACGGGAAATTGAACAGACTGGACACACACAGACCTATAATATCGTGAGCAGTATTTACCGTTTCTCTTACTCAAAGCAATGACAGCTTCTGTGTCTCCACCTAACATAAAAGCatattaaacataattaaaagtcagtttttcatcatttatttttgggtttgttttagAAAGCACTTTATATTTACCTACACATACAGTTATTTTATATCTTCAGTTCATTTAAGTTCATAAGATGACAATGAGCAAAGTTGGCTTGTTTTCTTGCCCCTGGTCCAAACCGCCTGCAGTTCTCTCAAATCAAGGCCGGATCTAGTTGAACAATATTTACTTGATTCATTTcttattaaaatcaaaaaaatttGGGACATTTGTCATAGCAGCAAGACCTGAGGGGAAAATACCTTCTGACTCAGATAAAGGTTGCTTTTTATTCCCATCCAACCgctgcactgaaaaaacacacacttccaTTGGCATCAAGCAAGTTATTGCAAGCTTCAATTTTGAACTGCAACTGAAGaactttcagaaaatcaaaattatGTTGGTAAGTTGGACTTAATCAGACTGGACCACTGGCCTTCCCATAACTGATGACAatctatttttttagttttgcaataataaatataattgtttttgggagagaaaaatgattgaaaatatcttttttctttttgtatggTATGTAAGCGTATATTCCTGTGATAAACTAATAAAAGCTACTGTTAATTCAGTTTTACTTGCTGCCATATAACCTGCTTACAGAGCTACCAAATGCACACATAAGTTTTtatgttggtgttttattttttatgtaaatcagtttttattaaacatggcATAAGCTTTGTATTTGTGAAATTCTGAATTGATATGCATCAAACCAGAAATATCCAGGGAGTTTCTGAGcagttttcattgtttcaaCCCTAGTGCTTAATGTATGTCTTGATTTCAGTTCTCAACTAGTGGTCattatatttctaataaagttcaaaaggaatttaatttgaGCTCCAGTGCTCATGTCAGTTTCAGTTGGGTTTAATTGAATACTTATTATTTTAGTTCAACTGCTTCTTGGGGACATGCAGTTCAGGCTTTTAGTTGTGATTTTGGCTCAATTTCATCAGATGCAGCTGAATGGAAACACTGAGACGAGCAGCTGATTGCTTTTGCTTACATTCTAGTAACCATTCTTtgtatgttttagtttgttgATAATAGATCACTAAACTTAGTGGCTCGTCtctttcaaatataaaaaatgttttaaactaacTTGAAGGGAGGTCGAACCtaatacatttaaacaatgaAAGATTCTAACTAAGGTCTGTCAGTAAGTAATCATTAAATTCATGTTGAATTTGGATTAAATCTGAGGAAAACTCATTGTGTCCACCAGTTTAACAGGATTTTAATTGAGCAGCGATTGGGAGGATGTTTACAATATAAAGAATGTATGACCAGGAAGTATCTGTCGTGTCTGTTTCACtgttaaaatgacaaacttgtCGGCTGCCATCAGAGTATTTCTCTACCACCAACAAGCAGTAGAGAAATACTCTGCACCTCTATATGATGATAATAGGAGATGTGTTTTTAGTGCTGTGCTTTAcagattttctgagttttattattGTGACTTGAACAAAGATCCTTCAATGAACAAGTGGATCTCTTTCAGATTTCTGCATTCAGAACAGAAGGAAAGGTCTGACTGcttctttgtttctctgctgtgaTAAATGTCACAGCAGAGAATGATTCATAATCATTTTCCTCTTTACAGTTTGATATGTGAGGCTATGTCGGCTCATTTCTATCACTTTCTGTACCAT encodes the following:
- the ppp1r11 gene encoding E3 ubiquitin-protein ligase PPP1R11 yields the protein MAEVPGTSSETITETVQTNTPPPPQQEGRSLTIKLRKRKTEKKVEWSSDTVDNEHLGRRSSKCCCIYEKPRQFGESSSESEGDDDDEGCGSANCILGHGRKGHGQRPDEGTRAPPGSGGTHNH